The Huiozyma naganishii CBS 8797 chromosome 9, complete genome nucleotide sequence aaattgaacaaatctCAAAACCTTCCCATACAAAGATTGAAGGCTGTATAACGCTGTTCAACTGGTAAATCGGTTCCTCTCTAGCCTTATAGAAATACACCAAAACTGGACTATGATTGTGAAGGTGAAAACACTGACAGGGAAGGAGATCCCTGTGGAACTGGAGGCGTCTGACAAAGTGTACCGTGTAAAGGAACTGCTAGAGGAGAAAAGAAGGGATCCCACCATCGCAGCAGAGACTGATATTCCAGGGGAAACAAATGTATGTGTCAAATGGGTACCTGTGGGACTGACGTGTCTCACCCGCTCACTCTTTTTTCTGCTCCGTATCTCTTATACTAACAAACTAATATCACACAGCGACGATGAACAAACGATAAGCTCTGCCAAGTTGGTGGACGGCATGCAGCTTCATTTAGTCCTGACTCTCAGAGGCGGCTTTTAAGAAGCACCCGTAACAGTACCAGACGTGTCGCTCAGGGTACGCCCCAGTTCCCGGACACACGTATATACGAAGGCAGCTACGTACTGATATATAACGGTATTATGTATATGGTCACCCCTCATTTTGATAGCGCCGTTTGCATTTATCTCCTCACAGTTCAGATCTGCACACATTAAgatataatatatatatataatggGTGTCGAAGAGGGATATGAGTCAACGTACCCTTGGACTGGAGTGGGATGGTAGCAGTGATAGAGTAGTAGCGAGATGTCTTTCCCGGTAGAGATACTCACGAACATCGTCGAATGCAACGAAGATAGCGTTGGGACGCTTATCTCCTGGGCGCACATATCAAATTACTATAAGCACGTCATTAGTCATCGGATTGGTATAGTCACCGTAGTGGACGGCCCGAATGAGTTGCAAGATATCCTGGGCTATCAGATACTTGTGTCCACAGGAAACCACGTTGTGGTGAGCACGGACCAGGACAGTAGTGCTAATGCGGAGATCTTGAAGGGGTTTTGTCCCCTGTTTGGAAATCTGTTGCTCGTGGTAGACTCACAGAGGAGATACAGCGAGGTGTTGAGCAATTTGCTTGGTGTTGTGGCACATTCGTGCCAACAACATGCCACTGTCTCCGTTTTGTATAGGACCAGGACAAATTTTTTGAGTAAGCTATATTTCGCCGAGTTCAAAAGGTGTTGTGCCATTTTGAACTTGGCAGAACTGTACGTTATAGGTGAGAATGGTATCTCACTGGATGACACCATGTGCGATATTGAGAATCTGTTTGCAAGAGTGTATCTAAATGATGTCGAGAGCATTTACTCCTTAGATCTATTGAACGCTCGAAATCCACTAATCGCACCGGGACTGGAAATGATTAAAAACATCAACTTTGACTCACAAGTGGTCCGGCTCGACCAATTTCTGGGCGGAATACCAAACTTAAAATACATCGGTTCTGTCAAGTTCCCATTGGGAAGTTCTGATTGTACCACTTATGTTCTTCCAGCCTGTGATGTAATATCCTTCACGGAGTTCAATTCAGGAGTCGCCTACCCTATCATTGACGGTAAGCAAGTGAGGAAGGAAGTTGCCATAACAACTTCTTTGCGTACGCGAGATCCAGAGTTTACTTCCCTGTGTCTTCCACAGGTAGAGACGATGACGCTAAGTATGCCCGGGATTGCCAGTTACCAGTGGACAAGATTTCAAAGCTGCCAATTTGGTAATTTGATGAATTTGAACTGCGATGCAGCAATCATTCCTTGGGAGGACTTGAGTTTTATTAATGGGACAATAAAGCACCTATCCATAAAACTGTACAGTAAAGAACAACTCGAATGGTTGGAGAGTTGTCCTTTCATAATCAAAGACcttgaaatattttctaATCGCAAGATACAAATGGGGAACGAAGCCAAAAGATTATTCAATGTGAAGGCAAGCTCCCTAACAATCAAATTAGAAAGTTTGGAACAATTTAAACTATTTCAAGATGTGATAGTGCCCCTTGTGAAGGCGAACAATATTCGGCATCTGAACATAACGGTTGGTATGAACAGCCTGCTGGACTCGGTGACAAGTAGTGTAGTACCCCGAAGAGAGTTGGGCTTAGAGTCAGAGGATAGCACAATAATTTCTCGTCTTCCACCTCTAGAGTCACTAACCATTCTATCGGAAGAGAGGGATGCTTTGGATTATATGGGTTTATCAtctcaacagcaacaagtGTTCCTGTTGCACCAACAAAGAAGGAGGAGCAGTGCAACAGCTAGTGAGAATATTCTTAAGAACATCCCCAACATGGTTGATTGTGGTACATCATCGCAAATGTGTGGAATGAGCTTCTTCGAAACTCAAGATAGTGGAAATTCACAAAGAAAACTAAGTATGTCTGGCGTGTCATCAAGTATGGCAAGCCAAAATAGGAAGAGACATTCATCGGTTGGCTCTTTGTTTTCGAATCTTTCGCATCTCTCCACAGGAGAAATCGCCATCGATGACAACGATGATGAGGTGATCGTCTTTGAACCGGCCGGCAGTCACTGTGGCATAGTGACCACCAATATTAACGCACTCGAGTCCTGCATGATATCtctgaaaagttttgtgACTCTGCCGCTGTTGAGAGTTTTGGTAATGCcggaagaagagaagatAACTGGCCCAGCAGTTTCTGATGTTGGAAATAGGATCATAGATCTACTACATTATCCATATCGAATGAAATTTCCGACAGTCTACATTAAACACATTCAAATAATGGTTGACTTTAAGAATAAACGGATTACCAATACAGTCGgccagaaagaaaaggagcAATTCTTAAGGAAATTAGGGACGTATTTAGAGTCAAAAGGGTGTGTTTTACCTGTATTGACCAATTTAGGTTTGGATCAGACAAGTAGTAAAGTTGAGAAGTCTGTCCTCATTAATTTTTAAACATTCATCATATTCgtcattattatttttaggattttcagtttctgtaAGGAATAGGTCAAACAATTATTTAAATACCAACCAtcaaaaaaacaattttaagaacaaaaaactaTGTATCAAGTAGGGACGTACATAATACCCACACACATTCGAATAGAGACCCTCTCTTAACAGAGCTTAATGTACTCTTACAGGGTTCTTAGTAACTTCCACCAGTGGCaataaaataataataaaattttcaatGGAATGTCACCAGATATATAGCTGGAAACTCATAAGCTTGTTCATAAACACTGCAATTTTTTAAAGGTCATATTTAAATGCTAACAGAAAGTGAGAAATTTACAATTACATGAttcttattttttctaCTAGCAAGTACACCTGATTATCGTACCCACTACTTTCTCAATCTCTTAAAGATTTGAATAATAAATGCACTATTAATGTTCCTACCCTTTCAATTATGAAGTGGTTTCACGGGGTTCTTCTGAGATACCTTCTGATGATTCTTTTGGTTTTTCCACTTCAGCGCTATCTTCTTTCGCATCACCCTTGGGCTGGTTATGTTTGAGGGTCCCATTTTCATCTGAAACAGCATCTGTTTGATTAGAATCAACAATGGCAAGGTTGGGCTCATCTACCTCTGTTTTGAGTTTTTTATCATCTTTTACTTCATTCTCTTCCTCTAATTTCCGCTTGCGAGTTTGCCGTTCTTCCTTGCTCTTTCTTGCCAAAGCAAGCCTTTCAATATGCGGCTTTTTGATATTGGCCAACAATTCATCCCTCagcttttttttctcctGTTCTGATTTTTGCGCAAACGAACTGTCAAATAGTCCCCTCAATCCAACTGTTTCATCCATTTTGCtgaattcaaagagatatcTAGGTCTTAAACTACGCAAAATTTGCCATTGCTTAACAATTTCTCCACTTGTTTCATCCTCCTCCAATGACCCTTCacatttttgtttcaagttttcatAAAGTTCTTGAGGCTTCAAAACGTCAGATTTCACAGCATCCAATCCACTAGGgattttccaaatattaTTCACCTGTTTGTTTCCCATTTTTATGAATCCGAATTTCTTAAATGAGTAATCTACTGGAACCGATTCCTTCGATACCGTTGGGAGCGCAAAACCTTGAAAGGCTTTGAAATTTTCTATTTTCTGGGTCAATGAATGGTCATTCTGTCTTATCAAATCCACAATGATGTTATTAAATGTGGGGTCTCTAAAAGAATAGAATGTGGTGACACGCCTTTCGCAGATATGCTTGCAAAACAAAATGCTTTTTTCGATTTCATTTGGACTTAGTTTATCAAAATGGATAAATTTGAGGGTATCCTCTTTCTGACACACATTTTTGTAAAGCTCTTTCACGTTTGGATTTGTCAAAAGTCTCTCCACCATATTAAGGGAGAATACTAACTGTAGTACAAACTGCTTTCTGTAGTAATCGTTTTCCGTCTTGGTTATTTGATTATAGAATGTACTTGGATTTGACATATTCAGGTCAAACACAGTAGGTCTCATAATTTTGTCGTTCCCCAAGACCGATATGACGTTGTCCCAAAGctcttgttgtttgtttttAACTGCATCAGAGGTCTTCAAGTAATTTGGGGTTTTTGAGTTGATAACTGTAAAATCACTAAAAAAGTTctcattcaatttttccaGCGAGGCTAAGTTCTTCTTGTGTATGTTTTTGGCGGTCTTGTAAAATTCAGATTCATAGTCAAATAACGCGTCCAAAAATGGCGACACTGTCCTTTCCACTTCGCGTTTGAAGTCGAAAGGTTTAAAGGCAAACTCAAGAGGGCATGTCAAAAGCTTATCGAACACAAATTTATAGTCACTTGCCATCTTTTCTTTAGCCGTAGCCGGTTTAGTCGATGAGACGGGCTTATTCCAAGGATTACCGGAGTGCTGATTCCGTGAAACACTGGAggatctgttgaagttAGACTCTTCTGCAAACGGTAACAATTCAGAGATAAATTTTTCAAGGTTATATTTCATTTTGTAGTGTGCAGGAGTGTTCAAGCTTATGTTGTACCTAATAATACTCAGCATTTCGTTCCATCGGCGCAATTTCTCAGCAACTGGTGGTTTGTAGCTGATCAAACGAGATAGCCCATCGAATTCTTCATTAACACGGTTGCCTCCCATTTGAAACCATTTCAGGCGCGATTCTGCATATGGCCAAAAATGGAGTAATTCACTGCTCCAATCAAGAAGCTCAATTGGAAAGCCAAATAGAGTAAAATAAGCATTAATCCAGCTATCAGGGTTTTTCCTAAATGCCCTAGAATGTAAACAGAAGTCTAGTATAGTAGCGGTAAACACCAATTTGTGTGAATAGTCATCGTTTTCTGTGGTAGTCATCAAGTTATCCGATACAGCTTTTTTCAATGTCACGTCGATaagttcatcaaaattagtttccaaaagatcTTGATGTTTTAAAAGAGGGTCCCAACTAAAATTCAAAAGACTttctggaaaaaaattctttTCTAGTGGAACAGtcaatatatttttggtaTCAGTTTCTTTAATTAGTTTGTCAATTTCATCTGAGAAGTATTCACTGCAATTTTGAGTCAAACTTTCCAGGTTCACCATCTTCCTAGATTAATCTGTTtaaattcaaagagggAAGAAAGGTAGGTAAAAAGCACACAGATGGAGAGCAATCAACAAAGACCTCCAATAGTTCTCGATTTATCAGATATTACTCAATTGGAGTGTAAGTAGATgacttttttctttgaactCCTCTACAGCTTTAATGTCAGTTCAAAAAGTTCATTAGAATCATGTATAgaaataataataataaataaGACAGGGTAACGAATACAACTTTTCAGCTGGATGCTCTGTCGAAGGACACAATGTGCGTGAACAAATAGATACTACGAGAAAGAGCACTATCAGGGTGGTTTTTTGCATAGAAATATACAATGAGTACATTTACCAGCCTCCAAAATTCTTGGATGACGGTAAGATGCATATCGGCATCTTAAAAGAAAACTCCTCACCTTCCATAGTTTTCTTTGAGTGATAGAGGGCGCCCTTTTTATCTTCGTAGAATTGGAACAAGTTTTGTCCATCGTCACTTTCCCTTCTATCAATTAGGATGAATTGGAACGATAGGACCCACTTcaattcaaaaatattggtTCTGAATTGACTGGATATTTGATTCCTAGGGGTTCTTGGAATGAGTAACTTCAAAGGTATGCTCTGGCATTCGTCGTAGCAAACTGACCTAGCGTCGCTTACATTGTGGTAAAACGGCCTGACCTGTTCTGATTGCAGCACATatgttttgttcaaaagcTCTGCAGATTCTAGGGAAACGTTGACAGCACTGATTTTGAATCCCGTATGCGGTTCAGGGTATATGACCAGATCGATGTCGTCATTGGTCGTGTAGAACAATTTAGAGAAACCGATCTTGGCAATCAAAGTGCCGTTTCTGTTGATGACGTAACTACGTTGCAGGCTTGAATCCAGTTGTGAAATTAGTGTCTTGGGATTCCCGTTCTCTTGGTCTTGTTTCATGAGTTTTTTTGATAAATTTTTGGGGATTGATCTTTTGAGGCCCATAATGTTATCTCGCGTCGTACTACTTGGTTTTATACCAGCATCTCCAGTTTCGAACGGATCCTCATTGGTCTCACTGTCTTCCGCATTACCGAACTGTACCTCCAACTGTTTATCGACTAGTTGGTCAATATCCATCGCACCAACCTTATTATCCTCAACAAGTTCGATGAATTTTTGCTTCATTAGTTTAATCGTATCATTGGACAACTTATCGTTCAGTAGATTACCGGAACTTCTCCGTGTAAACATGGACGCACTTGAAGGGGACCTTTTTTGCTTCACATTTACCTCCTTGATGGTCCCCGGTTGCATAATTGTGGGCACTTTATCTACCATTGCGGTGTACTGACCGCTATTACTATCCACGAATGGGGCTATTGTTATTGGGATTCTTGTCTTGTACGGGACGATTTCATCGTGAGACAAGGTGCTGACTCCAAACTGGAGTGAATAATTGACGGCAACATTTCTAGAGTGTGTGTAGCTCGGGCATAGGTCCACTGGAAGCTTAGTTGACTTGAAATGGAACGTTTTCACTTCACCAGGTTGTAATGAAATCTCGGAAAACAAGAGAGTCTGCGGTATCAGAAACGTGGGCAATTCTTTGTAATCTTCCGAGTACTGTGCGTTGGAATTATCGTTCCCTGTGTTTGCTCCTGGTGTTAAGACGTAGCGGCTGTCCAGATTGGCAGTGAACTCGTAGGACGAATTCGAATACTGTGATAATTCGTGCTGCTGGGTCACTTTGTTCCAGGCGCCAGCACCTTCCAACACATCAAACCCGACTATCTTGGCACCCttgttttgcaattggtCCTCTGCAATCACGTCGAGGTTGTACTGGAACATTCCTGCAACCTGCACGTACGCTGAGATCAAATCTACCGGTTTATGTTGCCGCAACTGTTTCATGATGAATTGTCTGAACccctcttcgtcttcggTGGTGACATCGGCGGGCAGATCGGTACTTTCACCGTCCGCAGCCTCCGTCTGCTGGGGTCCCTCATCTGCCCTAAATGCACCgaacaaaaatttcatGGACCAAGCAGAGGGGCCCTCAAGTTTACTTTGCTCCTGTTCAGCGGACTCGCCAGCATGCTCTCTGTCCAATCGCTCCTCTATATCCCTATGTAACTGATCAATCCTGCTCCTCCAGTGGGCCTGCTCACGCAGTGACCCCAAATGCCGCAGCCTGATCACCAGCGATATATGCTCCCCTGCAAAGTACGGATTGGACTCATGGACAATCTCCAGCCGCACATTATCCGTTACAAGAAACGACTCAACTTTGTGCGTGTGCATTGAATGTACACAGAACACCCGAATCCCCGCTATACACTACTTACAACGGTCCTCAAGACCAATCTGTTCACTGCCGTCGTCCACTaaaaactgaacaaaattttACACCATACATTAGAGATTTTCTACGATATACAAAAGACTCAAAGAGAGCTGATATAATCAGCCGAGAAAGATGCACAGCGCGATGTCCCCAAATAAATGGACCCCACAGCCATCTCTAAACCAGCACAGCCTGAATTGTGACGATACACACGGCGGAACACCCCATCTCTCGTACATATACGTCTGTCACAGTACGTTGACACCCGCTTATTAATATCTGCCCATAATtttcatttcttctttttgtgCGAAgataaaagaagaacaaaaaatcagGTAATGTTCGATGCTCTTGACGAGAGCTGGGAAGGGACTTGTCTCTGTTTTCCTCCAGAGGGTAAGTTGGATTGGGATAGGTCCGTTCATAGAGTCTCCAGAggcaagaaactgaacaatCTTCATTGACGCGCAGTTCGTTACAGTAATGCTGTCGTCGGAGAGAATTAAGGACTGGACGTGCCGGCTTTGCCGCTCCAGGGAGGGTTTCGGCCCCATTTCGTTTTACGGTGACTTTACAGAGTGCTTTATCGATGCAGTGGTGCTTAATTTGACTGCGTTGTTTATGCTTGTGTACGGTACGAGGGAGATTGCTAGATTGTGCAGAAACAAGCACCACGGGATTAAGTAcaggagaaactggatcATTGTGTTCAGAATGGTGCTCGTAATGTTGCAGATTCTGTTCACTGCATGGTCCGCGTTGCACTTGCCCAGACACAAGGTTAAAGACTTTACGGTGATCTCGCAGTACAGTTTGACGCTGCTGTCCCTCTTTGTGGCCATGTCTTTGCACTGGATAGAGTACCACAGGTGCAAAGTGGCTAACCCAATAGTTCTGTTCTACTGGCTGTTCGAGTCCGTGGGGAACCTCGCCAAGTTtgtcaacttcttgatcagATACAATTACGAGGGCCGCTGGCCGTTTGGCAAGAACGTGTTCGTGTTCGTTACCTTCCAATCGATCTTATCGGTCTCGCTGCTGCTTCTAGAGGCGTTGCCCACGAAACCAATGATGCCGTACCAGGAAATTCAAGAACATTTGTCACGCAGGAAGCCTAACCCATACGACTCTGCCAACATCTTCTCGAGGATCTCGTTCACTTGGATGTCTGGTCTGATGAAGGCCGGTTACGAAAAGTACTTAGTCGAGGAGGACATGTACAAACTACCGGAAAGATTTGACTCCGAGGAGGTTTCTTCCAAAATGGACAAGAACTGGGAAAATGAGGTCAAACAGAAGGCGAAACCATCGCTGACTTGGGCCCTGTGCTTGACCTTCGGTAATAAGATGTTACTGGCCGcgtttttcaaagtgttgcaCGATATTCTGG carries:
- the RUB1 gene encoding NEDD8 family protein RUB1 (similar to Saccharomyces cerevisiae RUB1 (YDR139C); ancestral locus Anc_8.311) — translated: MIVKVKTLTGKEIPVELEASDKVYRVKELLEEKRRDPTIAAETDIPGETNVCVKWVPVGLTCLTRSLFFLLRISYTNKLISHSDDEQTISSAKLVDGMQLHLVLTLRGGF
- the KNAG0I00960 gene encoding uncharacterized protein (ancestral locus Anc_8.307) yields the protein MSFPVEILTNIVECNEDSVGTLISWAHISNYYKHVISHRIGIVTVVDGPNELQDILGYQILVSTGNHVVVSTDQDSSANAEILKGFCPLFGNLLLVVDSQRRYSEVLSNLLGVVAHSCQQHATVSVLYRTRTNFLSKLYFAEFKRCCAILNLAELYVIGENGISLDDTMCDIENLFARVYLNDVESIYSLDLLNARNPLIAPGLEMIKNINFDSQVVRLDQFLGGIPNLKYIGSVKFPLGSSDCTTYVLPACDVISFTEFNSGVAYPIIDGKQVRKEVAITTSLRTRDPEFTSLCLPQVETMTLSMPGIASYQWTRFQSCQFGNLMNLNCDAAIIPWEDLSFINGTIKHLSIKLYSKEQLEWLESCPFIIKDLEIFSNRKIQMGNEAKRLFNVKASSLTIKLESLEQFKLFQDVIVPLVKANNIRHLNITVGMNSLLDSVTSSVVPRRELGLESEDSTIISRLPPLESLTILSEERDALDYMGLSSQQQQVFLLHQQRRRSSATASENILKNIPNMVDCGTSSQMCGMSFFETQDSGNSQRKLSMSGVSSSMASQNRKRHSSVGSLFSNLSHLSTGEIAIDDNDDEVIVFEPAGSHCGIVTTNINALESCMISLKSFVTLPLLRVLVMPEEEKITGPAVSDVGNRIIDLLHYPYRMKFPTVYIKHIQIMVDFKNKRITNTVGQKEKEQFLRKLGTYLESKGCVLPVLTNLGLDQTSSKVEKSVLINF
- the HPR1 gene encoding Hpr1p (similar to Saccharomyces cerevisiae HPR1 (YDR138W); ancestral locus Anc_8.306); the encoded protein is MVNLESLTQNCSEYFSDEIDKLIKETDTKNILTVPLEKNFFPESLLNFSWDPLLKHQDLLETNFDELIDVTLKKAVSDNLMTTTENDDYSHKLVFTATILDFCLHSRAFRKNPDSWINAYFTLFGFPIELLDWSSELLHFWPYAESRLKWFQMGGNRVNEEFDGLSRLISYKPPVAEKLRRWNEMLSIIRYNISLNTPAHYKMKYNLEKFISELLPFAEESNFNRSSSVSRNQHSGNPWNKPVSSTKPATAKEKMASDYKFVFDKLLTCPLEFAFKPFDFKREVERTVSPFLDALFDYESEFYKTAKNIHKKNLASLEKLNENFFSDFTVINSKTPNYLKTSDAVKNKQQELWDNVISVLGNDKIMRPTVFDLNMSNPSTFYNQITKTENDYYRKQFVLQLVFSLNMVERLLTNPNVKELYKNVCQKEDTLKFIHFDKLSPNEIEKSILFCKHICERRVTTFYSFRDPTFNNIIVDLIRQNDHSLTQKIENFKAFQGFALPTVSKESVPVDYSFKKFGFIKMGNKQVNNIWKIPSGLDAVKSDVLKPQELYENLKQKCEGSLEEDETSGEIVKQWQILRSLRPRYLFEFSKMDETVGLRGLFDSSFAQKSEQEKKKLRDELLANIKKPHIERLALARKSKEERQTRKRKLEEENEVKDDKKLKTEVDEPNLAIVDSNQTDAVSDENGTLKHNQPKGDAKEDSAEVEKPKESSEGISEEPRETTS
- the RGP1 gene encoding Rgp1p (similar to Saccharomyces cerevisiae RGP1 (YDR137W); ancestral locus Anc_8.304): MHTHKVESFLVTDNVRLEIVHESNPYFAGEHISLVIRLRHLGSLREQAHWRSRIDQLHRDIEERLDREHAGESAEQEQSKLEGPSAWSMKFLFGAFRADEGPQQTEAADGESTDLPADVTTEDEEGFRQFIMKQLRQHKPVDLISAYVQVAGMFQYNLDVIAEDQLQNKGAKIVGFDVLEGAGAWNKVTQQHELSQYSNSSYEFTANLDSRYVLTPGANTGNDNSNAQYSEDYKELPTFLIPQTLLFSEISLQPGEVKTFHFKSTKLPVDLCPSYTHSRNVAVNYSLQFGVSTLSHDEIVPYKTRIPITIAPFVDSNSGQYTAMVDKVPTIMQPGTIKEVNVKQKRSPSSASMFTRRSSGNLLNDKLSNDTIKLMKQKFIELVEDNKVGAMDIDQLVDKQLEVQFGNAEDSETNEDPFETGDAGIKPSSTTRDNIMGLKRSIPKNLSKKLMKQDQENGNPKTLISQLDSSLQRSYVINRNGTLIAKIGFSKLFYTTNDDIDLVIYPEPHTGFKISAVNVSLESAELLNKTYVLQSEQVRPFYHNVSDARSVCYDECQSIPLKLLIPRTPRNQISSQFRTNIFELKWVLSFQFILIDRRESDDGQNLFQFYEDKKGALYHSKKTMEGEEFSFKMPICILPSSKNFGGW